The following are from one region of the Hymenobacter radiodurans genome:
- a CDS encoding SUMF1/EgtB/PvdO family nonheme iron enzyme has translation MNLSKYLRFAIVGACALAACSKGAPTATKPGKYSSTTGIEYNTEEGMKVSDYAGIPEGPGLIFIEGGRTVLGSAEEDVAMTRDNVERTVTIASFYMDEAEVANIHWLEYLHFVRKDSAEEFYQSALPDTAVWARELSFNDPYVDYYLRYPGFRYFPVVGVSWLQANDYCTWRTAKVNETLASGGGTTSKKGGGLFGRSKKNAAADEAADAAEGAGAAKPSIEDGNTLPNYRLPTEAEWEFAAQALVGTQEVGNENQENKRIYPWDGRQVRNPYGKKMGQFLANFKRGRGDYAGIAGSLNDGAMITEYIYNYPPNDYGLYNMAGNVNEWVQDIYRPLSFEDVEDLNPFRRNGFLDPAESGNGSSTGYDKKGYQSLIDDHVRVYKGGSWKDVAYWLSPGTRRFMAEDSATAAIGFRCAMINAGSNK, from the coding sequence ATGAATCTTTCCAAATACTTACGCTTTGCCATCGTGGGAGCCTGCGCGTTGGCTGCCTGCAGTAAAGGGGCGCCGACCGCCACTAAACCTGGTAAGTACAGCTCAACGACGGGCATCGAGTACAACACCGAAGAGGGCATGAAGGTATCCGACTACGCTGGTATTCCAGAAGGTCCGGGTCTGATCTTCATCGAAGGTGGTCGTACCGTACTTGGCTCGGCTGAAGAAGATGTCGCCATGACCCGCGACAACGTGGAGCGTACGGTTACTATCGCATCGTTCTACATGGACGAGGCTGAAGTAGCAAACATTCACTGGTTGGAGTACCTGCACTTTGTTCGCAAAGACTCAGCAGAGGAATTCTACCAGTCAGCTTTGCCCGACACTGCCGTTTGGGCGCGCGAGCTTTCCTTCAATGACCCTTACGTAGATTACTACTTGCGCTACCCCGGTTTCCGCTACTTCCCTGTGGTAGGAGTTAGCTGGTTGCAGGCCAACGACTATTGCACTTGGCGCACAGCTAAAGTGAACGAGACGTTGGCTAGTGGTGGTGGCACAACCAGCAAAAAAGGTGGTGGGCTATTTGGCCGCAGCAAAAAGAACGCTGCTGCCGACGAAGCCGCTGATGCGGCTGAAGGTGCTGGCGCAGCAAAGCCTTCTATCGAAGATGGTAACACGCTCCCTAACTATCGTCTGCCCACAGAGGCCGAGTGGGAATTTGCTGCTCAGGCCCTTGTTGGTACCCAGGAGGTTGGCAACGAGAACCAAGAGAACAAGCGTATCTATCCTTGGGATGGTCGTCAAGTGCGTAACCCCTACGGTAAGAAGATGGGCCAGTTCCTAGCTAACTTCAAGCGTGGCCGCGGTGACTATGCCGGTATCGCTGGTAGCCTGAATGATGGCGCCATGATTACGGAGTACATCTACAACTATCCTCCGAACGATTACGGCCTCTACAACATGGCTGGCAACGTAAACGAGTGGGTACAAGACATTTACCGTCCGCTCTCGTTTGAGGACGTAGAAGATTTGAACCCCTTCCGCCGCAACGGCTTCCTAGACCCAGCAGAGTCGGGTAACGGCAGCAGCACTGGCTACGACAAGAAGGGCTACCAGTCCCTCATCGATGACCACGTTCGTGTATACAAAGGTGGTTCGTGGAAAGACGTAGCGTATTGGCTGTCGCCTGGTACCCGTCGCTTCATGGCTGAAGACTCAGCTACTGCTGCTATCGGTTTCCGCTGTGCCATGATTAACGCTGGCTCAAACAAGTAA
- a CDS encoding ComF family protein has translation MIRTALADFVSLIFPQVCLACDEPLARGEDHICTGCRVQFPYTDYHKLPPNENPLARKFWGKLPVRYSLSYLRFLRRGRVQHLLHQLKYQGQRDIGRVLGRWYGTELADQGFATEFDLIVPVPLHPRKLAKRGYNQSDTFAEGLSMSLQVPWSATALRRTEHTSSQTQKNRAERWQNVAEVFEVSQQADILNKRILIVDDVLTTGATLEACAAALLAAGCSEVSIATIACAEN, from the coding sequence ATGATTCGTACTGCGCTAGCCGACTTTGTCTCCCTCATTTTTCCGCAAGTTTGCTTGGCGTGTGATGAGCCGTTAGCCCGCGGCGAAGACCATATTTGCACAGGCTGCCGAGTGCAGTTTCCGTATACGGACTACCACAAATTGCCCCCCAACGAGAATCCGTTGGCCCGTAAGTTCTGGGGTAAGTTGCCCGTGCGCTATTCCCTGAGCTACCTGCGTTTCCTGCGGCGCGGGAGGGTACAGCATTTATTGCATCAACTCAAGTACCAAGGGCAGCGGGATATTGGGCGCGTACTGGGCCGTTGGTACGGTACTGAACTGGCGGATCAAGGCTTCGCTACGGAGTTTGACCTAATTGTGCCAGTGCCATTGCATCCGCGCAAACTGGCTAAGCGAGGCTATAATCAGTCGGATACTTTTGCTGAAGGCTTATCAATGAGCCTTCAGGTGCCGTGGAGTGCTACTGCCTTGCGTCGCACCGAGCATACGTCTTCCCAAACCCAGAAAAACCGCGCGGAACGCTGGCAAAACGTAGCGGAGGTGTTTGAAGTAAGTCAGCAAGCAGACATTTTAAATAAACGCATTCTCATCGTAGACGACGTGCTGACTACTGGAGCTACGCTTGAAGCTTGCGCGGCGGCATTGCTAGCAGCGGGCTGTAGCGAGGTTAGTATTGCGACTATTGCCTGTGCCGAGAATTAA
- a CDS encoding carboxymuconolactone decarboxylase family protein: protein MSIVTEFNDYRERMNEKIMAADNKVIKRFFNLDTNTYQAGAIDVKTKEMLGLACSMVLRCDDCIKYHLGKCHEEGLNDEEIYEVFAIANLIGGSIVIPHFRRAVEYWEALKEEAVTAAPPHAHDA, encoded by the coding sequence ATGAGTATCGTCACCGAATTCAACGACTACCGGGAGCGCATGAACGAAAAGATCATGGCGGCCGATAACAAGGTCATCAAGCGCTTTTTCAACCTCGACACCAACACCTACCAAGCTGGCGCCATCGACGTCAAGACCAAAGAAATGCTGGGCCTAGCCTGCTCGATGGTGTTACGTTGTGATGATTGCATCAAGTATCATTTGGGGAAATGCCACGAAGAAGGCCTCAACGACGAGGAGATTTATGAGGTGTTTGCCATTGCCAATCTTATCGGTGGCAGCATTGTGATTCCGCATTTCCGCCGCGCCGTGGAGTACTGGGAAGCGCTGAAAGAAGAGGCCGTAACAGCCGCACCGCCTCACGCCCACGACGCATAA
- a CDS encoding exodeoxyribonuclease III, with amino-acid sequence MKIISYNVNGLRSALSKGLLDWVREAAPDVLCLQEIKAGREPLDVSGFEELGYHVYLHPAAKPGYSGVATFSKHKPNNIAVGCGTECYDCEGRVLRLDFDEFSVLNTYMPSGTSGPERQAFKVEWLHFFRQYVRDLRPILPPLVIVGDFNCCQRELDLHNPKANQNSTGFTPEERRWFADFLADGFTDSFRHHHGDAGGHYSWWTYRASARARNVGWRLDHLLVDDALQPRVTSAGLLPDVMHSDHCPAVVELY; translated from the coding sequence TTGAAGATTATTAGCTATAACGTCAACGGCCTGCGCTCCGCGTTGAGCAAGGGCTTGCTTGACTGGGTGCGGGAGGCCGCGCCCGACGTACTTTGCCTCCAAGAAATAAAAGCTGGCCGCGAGCCGCTCGACGTGTCGGGCTTCGAAGAGTTGGGCTACCACGTGTACTTGCACCCGGCCGCAAAGCCCGGCTACAGTGGCGTAGCCACATTTTCTAAGCACAAGCCCAACAACATAGCCGTGGGCTGCGGTACGGAATGCTACGACTGTGAGGGGCGGGTTTTGCGGCTGGATTTCGATGAGTTTTCGGTGCTGAACACCTACATGCCCTCCGGTACCAGCGGCCCCGAGCGACAGGCGTTTAAGGTGGAATGGCTACACTTTTTCCGCCAATATGTGCGCGATTTGCGCCCTATCTTGCCGCCACTCGTCATTGTAGGTGACTTCAACTGTTGCCAGCGCGAGCTTGATCTGCACAACCCCAAAGCCAACCAAAACAGCACAGGATTCACGCCCGAAGAGCGGCGCTGGTTTGCTGATTTTCTGGCCGACGGCTTCACCGATTCGTTTCGCCACCACCATGGCGACGCTGGGGGGCATTATTCGTGGTGGACGTACCGGGCCAGCGCCCGCGCCCGCAACGTGGGCTGGCGCCTCGATCATCTTTTGGTAGACGATGCCCTGCAACCGCGCGTGACTAGTGCTGGTCTTTTGCCTGATGTGATGCACTCCGATCATTGCCCCGCCGTAGTGGAGCTGTATTAA
- a CDS encoding DUF4175 family protein, with translation MTLFLVLSLLEYFLYLPTWVRGGLLFGFLGLVVYTFLHWIWKPLAALTNLRRLLSDEQAAQRVGELFPQVQDKLLNALQLQGQARENALIAASLEQRAAQFTGLEFSEGIKIKEQSRPLWKYVAVPAAIVLGVLLVYPSLFVQGTGRILNYRRAYSPPAPFEFIIENKKLQAFRNEDFKLQVRIEGKALPNEISIRYNGRERRLTKEPGSSNRYSYQFQQLQNNTEFQLAGAGFTSNDYDLTVRSRPDLRDFAVDVTYPTYLGKPAETIRNSGNLTVPEGSRVRWEFATTATDELQLLFKNPDETVTATVANDQFQATRRVLRSQEYLVRLRNAASLNRDPIQYQITAIPDQVPEITLEAFSDTTSLRYLALGGNLRDDYGFTRLQLNYRVTSGPKSNTGYKTRALPLQSGPAQAYAYQWDLAGLNMKPGDRLEYFVQVWDNDGVNGPKSARTRSSEFRLPARKELREQLNAQSQSVQNQLSKSAEQSKKLERELAKTEDKLKTKRDLNFQDRKQLHDMLEQKQQMDQQLADMKKMFEEMNQREDQLDPKSQEMAEKAKELEKLMETLLDPETKKLYEELQKLLEQQQDQTQPEMQKLLQQLENKENTLQKELERALEMFKQLQFEQKQENTINKLEELAKEQQQLAEQTQQNDKSQQKGPQQQQKQQELQKQQAEKQQEFNEVKQNLQDLKKLDEQLDGENGADEMKEQQQQVEQEMQESQEQLSKNQNQKASQSQQDAGQKMQQMAQQMREQQEEEEGDKQQENIDSLRDILENLLKISFDQEGLMKDFRQVDQTDPRFVQLGQTQRKLKDDAAIVQDSLYALAKKVFQIQSFVTREVGEMNNQMDESLNQIRQRSVGRATNSQQLAMTSMNNLALMLNDALQQMQEQQRQSQQSQQGDGKPGKKKKKGQAAGEGQMGRMQQQLNQQIQQLQQSGKQGRELSEELAKLAGQQQMLREALKELDKMQQQSGGQKGKGQEGQGGTGDLKKLMEQTETDLVNKRLTEETVMRQRQILTRLLEAEKSARERDLDDKREAQTAQAKPPVFPPAFDQYKRQKERQTELLRTVPPALTPYYQREVSEYFQKMK, from the coding sequence TTGACGTTATTCTTAGTATTGAGCTTGCTGGAGTACTTCCTGTATCTGCCTACGTGGGTGCGGGGCGGCCTGCTGTTTGGCTTTTTGGGCTTGGTGGTCTACACCTTCCTGCACTGGATTTGGAAGCCCTTGGCGGCCCTTACCAATCTGCGGCGCTTACTTTCCGACGAACAGGCGGCTCAGCGCGTGGGTGAGCTATTTCCACAGGTACAAGACAAACTTCTGAATGCCTTGCAATTGCAGGGACAGGCGCGCGAAAATGCGCTGATTGCTGCTAGCTTAGAGCAACGCGCGGCTCAATTTACGGGCCTTGAGTTCAGTGAAGGCATCAAGATAAAAGAGCAGAGCCGGCCGCTGTGGAAATATGTGGCGGTGCCGGCTGCCATTGTATTGGGCGTGCTGCTCGTTTACCCTAGCTTGTTTGTGCAGGGTACAGGCCGCATTCTGAACTACCGCCGGGCCTATTCGCCCCCCGCGCCGTTTGAGTTTATCATTGAAAACAAGAAGCTGCAAGCTTTTCGTAACGAAGACTTTAAGCTACAGGTGCGGATAGAAGGCAAGGCGCTACCCAACGAAATCTCTATCCGCTACAACGGCCGCGAGCGGCGCCTAACCAAAGAACCTGGCAGTAGCAACCGCTACAGCTACCAATTTCAGCAACTACAGAATAACACCGAGTTTCAGCTGGCCGGCGCTGGCTTTACTTCCAACGATTACGACCTGACAGTACGCTCTCGTCCCGACCTGCGCGATTTTGCAGTAGATGTCACTTATCCAACCTACCTCGGTAAACCCGCCGAAACCATTCGTAACAGCGGTAACCTGACGGTGCCAGAGGGCAGCAGAGTGCGTTGGGAGTTCGCCACTACAGCTACCGATGAGCTGCAATTGCTGTTCAAAAACCCTGATGAAACCGTAACAGCCACAGTCGCCAACGACCAGTTTCAGGCCACGCGCCGTGTGCTGCGCAGCCAGGAATACTTGGTGCGCCTGCGTAATGCCGCCAGCCTCAACCGCGACCCTATTCAATACCAAATTACGGCTATACCGGATCAGGTACCGGAAATAACCTTGGAGGCCTTCTCCGATACAACGTCTTTGCGCTACTTAGCGCTGGGGGGCAATTTGCGCGATGATTACGGGTTCACGCGCTTGCAGCTAAACTATCGAGTCACGTCGGGGCCTAAGTCTAATACGGGCTATAAAACGCGGGCGCTGCCATTGCAAAGTGGTCCGGCGCAGGCTTACGCTTACCAGTGGGATTTGGCAGGCCTTAATATGAAGCCCGGCGACCGGCTCGAATACTTTGTGCAGGTGTGGGACAATGATGGTGTGAACGGGCCTAAAAGTGCCCGCACGCGTAGCTCAGAATTCCGGCTGCCCGCTCGCAAGGAGCTACGCGAGCAGCTGAATGCGCAGTCGCAGTCGGTGCAGAACCAGTTGAGCAAGTCGGCGGAGCAGTCCAAGAAATTGGAGCGGGAGTTGGCCAAAACGGAAGACAAGCTCAAGACCAAGCGCGACCTGAACTTTCAAGACCGCAAGCAGCTACACGACATGTTGGAGCAGAAGCAGCAGATGGATCAGCAGCTGGCCGACATGAAGAAGATGTTTGAGGAGATGAATCAGCGCGAAGATCAGCTGGACCCAAAAAGCCAGGAGATGGCAGAAAAGGCCAAAGAGCTGGAAAAGCTGATGGAAACGCTGCTTGACCCCGAAACCAAGAAACTGTACGAAGAGCTGCAAAAGCTACTGGAACAGCAGCAAGACCAGACGCAGCCCGAAATGCAGAAATTGCTCCAGCAGCTCGAGAACAAGGAAAACACCTTGCAAAAGGAGTTAGAACGCGCGCTGGAAATGTTCAAGCAGCTACAGTTTGAGCAAAAGCAGGAAAACACTATCAACAAGCTAGAGGAACTGGCCAAAGAGCAGCAACAGCTAGCTGAGCAAACCCAACAGAATGATAAGTCGCAGCAAAAAGGCCCCCAGCAGCAACAAAAGCAGCAAGAGCTACAGAAGCAGCAGGCCGAAAAGCAGCAAGAATTCAACGAAGTGAAGCAGAACCTCCAAGACCTGAAAAAGCTGGACGAACAGCTCGATGGCGAAAATGGCGCCGACGAGATGAAAGAGCAGCAGCAGCAGGTGGAGCAGGAAATGCAGGAAAGCCAGGAGCAGCTCAGCAAAAACCAAAACCAGAAAGCCAGTCAGAGCCAGCAGGACGCCGGGCAGAAAATGCAGCAGATGGCCCAGCAGATGCGTGAGCAGCAGGAAGAAGAGGAAGGCGATAAGCAGCAGGAAAACATCGATAGCCTGCGCGACATCCTCGAAAACCTGCTCAAAATCAGCTTCGATCAGGAAGGCTTGATGAAGGATTTCCGCCAAGTAGACCAAACCGATCCGCGCTTTGTGCAGCTCGGCCAGACCCAGCGCAAGCTGAAGGACGACGCGGCCATCGTGCAGGACTCACTGTATGCGCTAGCCAAAAAGGTATTTCAGATCCAGAGCTTCGTGACCCGTGAAGTAGGGGAGATGAACAACCAAATGGACGAGTCGCTCAACCAGATTCGGCAGCGCAGCGTGGGCCGTGCTACCAACAGCCAGCAGCTGGCCATGACGAGCATGAACAACTTGGCGCTTATGCTCAACGATGCCCTGCAGCAAATGCAGGAACAGCAGCGCCAGAGTCAGCAAAGCCAGCAGGGCGACGGCAAGCCGGGCAAGAAGAAAAAAAAAGGCCAAGCCGCCGGCGAAGGGCAAATGGGCCGAATGCAGCAACAGCTCAACCAACAGATTCAGCAATTGCAGCAGAGCGGTAAACAGGGACGCGAGTTATCGGAAGAGCTAGCTAAGCTGGCTGGTCAGCAGCAAATGCTGCGTGAGGCACTCAAGGAGCTGGATAAGATGCAGCAGCAATCTGGGGGGCAAAAAGGGAAAGGTCAGGAAGGCCAGGGCGGTACTGGCGACCTAAAAAAATTAATGGAACAAACCGAAACCGACCTCGTAAACAAGCGGCTGACGGAGGAAACTGTTATGCGGCAGCGCCAAATCCTGACTCGCTTGCTGGAAGCCGAGAAATCGGCCCGGGAGCGGGACCTGGATGACAAGCGTGAAGCACAAACAGCTCAAGCGAAGCCACCCGTTTTTCCACCCGCTTTTGATCAATATAAGCGGCAAAAAGAGCGGCAAACCGAGCTACTTCGTACGGTACCACCCGCCCTCACGCCTTACTATCAACGCGAGGTAAGTGAATATTTTCAGAAAATGAAGTAG
- the ybeY gene encoding rRNA maturation RNase YbeY, with the protein MNQHPPGTEDEMNNGLPEQSHEVHGIEFIVEDVEFELAEAEALTSWIERIAEVHEHEIVQLTYIFCSDEYLHRVNVEYLDHDTYTDVITFDNADISDIIEGDIFISVERVRENAEQLGVPFCDELHRVMIHGMLHLLGYQDKDLLSQTAMRKKEDYCLSLRTF; encoded by the coding sequence ATGAACCAACACCCGCCCGGTACCGAGGACGAAATGAATAACGGCCTGCCCGAGCAGTCGCACGAGGTACACGGCATTGAGTTTATAGTTGAAGACGTAGAGTTCGAACTAGCTGAGGCTGAAGCGCTGACCAGCTGGATAGAGCGCATCGCTGAGGTACACGAGCACGAAATCGTGCAGCTTACTTACATTTTCTGTTCCGACGAGTACCTCCACCGGGTGAACGTAGAGTACCTGGACCACGACACCTATACCGACGTTATTACCTTCGACAACGCCGATATCTCGGATATCATTGAAGGCGATATTTTCATTAGTGTGGAGCGGGTCCGTGAAAATGCTGAGCAACTAGGCGTACCCTTCTGCGATGAGCTCCACCGCGTCATGATTCATGGCATGTTGCACTTATTGGGCTATCAAGACAAAGACCTGTTGAGCCAGACGGCCATGCGCAAAAAAGAGGATTACTGCCTATCTTTGCGCACGTTCTGA
- the mnmG gene encoding tRNA uridine-5-carboxymethylaminomethyl(34) synthesis enzyme MnmG, producing MFQQEDYDVIVVGAGHAGCEAAAAAANLGSKVLLVTMNMNTIAQMSCNPAMGGVAKGQILREVDALGGQSGIVTDKTMIQFRMLNRSKGPAMWSPRAQSDRMRFAEEWRLTLEQTLNVDFWQEAVTGLVVENDTIVGIRTALGVEFRGKAVVLTNGTFLNGLIHIGEKQFGGGRAAEKASSGLTEQLLELGFEAGRMKTGTPPRVDGRSLDYSKMEEQPGDEIPGRFSYLDTPTLVKQRPCYITYTNPEVHEILRTGFEKSPMFQGRIKGLGPRYCPSVEDKINRFADKDRHQIFVEPEGSSTVEMYINGFSSSLPEDVQYRALRKIAGFENAKMFRPGYAIEYDFFPPTQLNLTLETKRVRNLYFAGQINGTTGYEEAACQGLMAGINAHNRVHGKQPFVLKRSEAYIGVLIDDLVNKGTDEPYRMFTSRAEHRIVLRQDNADLRLTPMGYALGLASEERMQRVEQKQRETAEIIEYLQKKSIEPTEINGLLTELGSATISEKTRAVNLLRRPNVELEHLTRHLPTFALELGQYQADSLEQATIAIKYESYIQKEHLQAARVGELENFVIQGRLDYKQMPALSHEAREKLLRVQPETIGQAARISGVSPADISVLMVYLGK from the coding sequence ATGTTTCAGCAAGAAGATTACGATGTTATTGTAGTAGGTGCCGGCCACGCGGGTTGCGAAGCCGCCGCTGCTGCCGCTAACCTTGGCTCCAAGGTGCTGCTCGTAACCATGAACATGAACACTATCGCCCAGATGTCGTGCAATCCGGCGATGGGCGGGGTGGCTAAGGGGCAAATTCTGCGCGAAGTGGACGCGCTTGGGGGACAAAGTGGCATCGTGACCGACAAGACCATGATTCAGTTTCGGATGCTGAACCGGTCGAAAGGACCAGCCATGTGGAGCCCGCGCGCCCAAAGCGACCGGATGCGCTTTGCTGAAGAGTGGCGCCTGACCTTGGAACAAACGCTCAACGTGGACTTCTGGCAAGAAGCTGTGACAGGATTAGTGGTGGAAAATGACACCATTGTAGGTATCCGAACTGCCTTGGGTGTGGAGTTTCGTGGCAAGGCTGTGGTGCTTACTAACGGTACCTTCCTCAACGGTCTGATACATATTGGCGAAAAGCAGTTCGGCGGTGGCCGAGCAGCTGAGAAAGCTAGCTCTGGCCTGACGGAGCAGTTGTTGGAGCTAGGCTTTGAAGCCGGCCGCATGAAAACTGGTACGCCGCCCCGCGTGGATGGCCGCTCCCTGGATTACTCCAAAATGGAAGAGCAGCCCGGCGACGAAATACCCGGCCGGTTCTCTTACCTCGACACGCCTACGCTGGTCAAGCAGCGGCCGTGCTATATCACGTATACCAACCCTGAGGTGCACGAAATCTTGCGCACGGGCTTCGAGAAGTCGCCCATGTTTCAGGGTCGCATTAAGGGTTTGGGGCCGCGTTATTGCCCGTCGGTAGAGGACAAAATCAACCGCTTCGCCGACAAGGATCGCCACCAGATTTTTGTGGAGCCGGAGGGCAGCAGCACGGTGGAAATGTACATCAACGGTTTCAGCAGCTCGTTGCCGGAAGACGTGCAGTACCGGGCGTTGCGTAAGATTGCAGGCTTTGAGAATGCCAAGATGTTCCGGCCTGGCTATGCAATTGAGTACGACTTTTTCCCGCCTACCCAACTCAATCTGACGCTGGAAACGAAGCGCGTGCGCAACCTCTATTTCGCGGGCCAGATCAATGGCACCACGGGCTACGAGGAAGCTGCCTGCCAAGGCCTAATGGCGGGTATTAATGCCCACAACCGCGTCCACGGCAAGCAGCCGTTTGTGCTGAAAAGGAGTGAGGCGTATATCGGTGTGCTCATCGACGACCTTGTGAACAAAGGCACCGACGAGCCATACCGCATGTTTACCTCACGTGCCGAGCACCGCATTGTGCTGCGCCAGGACAACGCCGATTTGCGCCTTACACCGATGGGCTATGCGCTCGGCTTGGCCTCGGAGGAGCGCATGCAGCGGGTGGAGCAAAAGCAGCGTGAGACAGCGGAGATTATAGAATATCTGCAGAAGAAATCCATTGAGCCAACCGAGATAAACGGGCTGCTCACGGAACTAGGTTCGGCTACTATCAGCGAGAAAACGCGGGCCGTAAACCTACTTCGCCGTCCCAATGTGGAGTTGGAGCACCTTACGCGTCACCTTCCGACTTTCGCACTGGAGTTGGGTCAATATCAAGCGGACAGCTTGGAGCAGGCTACTATTGCCATCAAGTACGAATCTTATATTCAGAAGGAACACTTGCAGGCTGCCCGCGTGGGTGAGCTGGAAAACTTCGTGATTCAAGGCCGCTTGGATTACAAGCAGATGCCGGCTTTGTCGCATGAGGCGCGTGAGAAGCTCCTACGCGTACAACCCGAAACGATTGGCCAAGCTGCGCGCATTAGTGGCGTGTCGCCAGCGGATATTTCGGTCTTGATGGTCTACTTAGGAAAGTAA
- a CDS encoding class I SAM-dependent methyltransferase, protein MRRKVALLNKKAPRKGKVLDYGCGTGHFLAACKSNGWQVAGVEPNTRAREEAARRVGQSIGTNDLGAFLPSRSMPLRSGTCSNMCTS, encoded by the coding sequence ATGCGGCGCAAGGTGGCGTTGCTGAATAAAAAAGCCCCCCGCAAAGGAAAAGTATTGGATTACGGCTGCGGCACCGGTCATTTTCTGGCGGCTTGTAAGTCTAATGGCTGGCAGGTAGCCGGTGTGGAGCCCAATACGCGGGCCCGCGAAGAAGCCGCACGGCGCGTAGGTCAGTCTATTGGCACAAACGATCTGGGGGCTTTTCTGCCGAGTCGTTCGATGCCATTACGCTCTGGCACGTGCTCGAACATGTGCACGAGCTGA
- a CDS encoding class I SAM-dependent methyltransferase, translated as MLEHVHELTATLKQLISLLKPDGVLVIAVPNVESFDAQHYRQDWAAYDVPRHLYHFSPKTMTQLLKKHKLVVRETLPLPLDAYYVSMLSEKHRAERKGGLLSVLKAGYKSNQYAAEHEGQYSSLIYVAAKR; from the coding sequence GTGCTCGAACATGTGCACGAGCTGACCGCCACGCTCAAGCAGCTTATCAGCTTACTGAAGCCCGATGGCGTGCTGGTAATTGCGGTGCCCAACGTGGAGAGCTTCGACGCCCAGCATTACCGCCAAGACTGGGCGGCCTATGACGTGCCGCGTCACTTGTATCATTTCAGCCCCAAAACCATGACTCAGTTGCTTAAAAAGCATAAGCTCGTGGTTCGCGAAACGTTGCCGCTTCCCCTGGATGCTTACTACGTGAGCATGCTCAGCGAAAAGCACCGCGCCGAGCGTAAGGGAGGGTTATTGAGCGTATTAAAAGCCGGCTACAAGTCCAATCAATACGCAGCCGAGCATGAAGGGCAATATTCCAGCTTAATTTACGTAGCTGCTAAACGGTGA